CTGAAGTTCACCAGCATCCTCGCCACCGCCGGCATCGCCCTGTCCGTGGCGGCCTGCGGCAGCGGCTCGTCCTCCTCCGGGTCCTCCGACCCGAACGCGACGCTCACCGTCATCGCCAGCCCGACCCCGCACGCCGAGATCCTGAACTACGTGAAGGACAACCTCGCGGCCAAGGCCGGTCTGAAGCTGGACGTGAAGGTCGTCACGGACTACGTGACCCCGAACACGGCCGTCCAGGACGGCTCGGCGGACGCCAACTACTTCCAGCACGTGCCGTACCTGGAGGACTTCAACAAGAAGCACGGCACCGACATCGTCTCGGTCGGGGCCGTGCACCTGGAGCCGCTGGGCCTCTACTCCAAGAAGGTCAAGGCCGCCACCGAGCTCGCGGACGGCGCCACCGTCGGCATCCCGAACGACGCCACCAACGAGGGCCGGGCGCTCAAGCTGCTCGCCGACAACAACGTCATCACCCTCAAGGACGGTGCGGGCACCGCCGCCACCCCGGCGGACGTCACCGGCAACCCGAAGCACCTGAAGTGGAAGGAGCTGGACGCGGCGCAGCTGCCCCGCTCCCTGGCCGACCTCGACGCCGCCGTCATCAACGGCAACTACGCGCTCGACTCCGGCCTGAAGCCCGCCACCGACGCCATCCTGCTGGAGAAGGCCACGGGCAACCCCTACGCCAACATCCTCGCGGTCAAGAAGGGCAAGGAGAGCGACCCCCGGGTCAAGAAGCTCGCCGAGCTGCTGAACTCCGAGGACGTCAAGAAGTTCATCAACGACAAGTACCAGGGCTCGGTGATCCCGGCCCTCTGATCAACCCGCCGCCCGGGCCGCTCCGGCCCGCCCCGACCGGGCCCCCGCCGCACCTCGGCGGGGGCCCGGTCGGGCAGTATCTGGGGGTGACGGTGTGACAGGTGACGTTTCTGACGTACCGTCGTGCGGTCCGTGCACCACGGGACACCCTGGCCCCCGGCGGGGCGTACGGTGTGTCCACGATCCGGCGAGGAGAGACGGCATGGCAGCGAGCTTCCCCGAGACCGCCATCAGCACCGAACGGCTGCTGCTGCGACCCCTTGAGGACGGCGACGCGCCCGCGCTGGCCGAGCTGATGGCCGACGAGCTGGTGTACGCCTGGACGGACTTCCCGCAACCCTTCACCGAGGCCCGCGCCACCGACTGGGCGCGGCGGCTGGCCCCCGCCCACCGGGCGGCCGGCCGCGGGATCACCTTCACCGTCACCGAGCACCTGACCCAGCGGGTGGTCGGCGCCGTCGAACTGCGCAACACCGACTGGCGGCTGCGCTCCACCGAGATCTGCTGCGTCACCGCCCCCTGGGCGCGCGGCGAGGGCTACGCGCCGGAGGCGGTGCTCGGCGTCGCCCAGTGGCTCTTCGAGGACCGCGGCTTCCTGCGGCTGGAACTGCGCACCGCGGCCGGCAACA
The sequence above is drawn from the Kitasatospora sp. NBC_00315 genome and encodes:
- a CDS encoding MetQ/NlpA family ABC transporter substrate-binding protein, coding for MRNVLKFTSILATAGIALSVAACGSGSSSSGSSDPNATLTVIASPTPHAEILNYVKDNLAAKAGLKLDVKVVTDYVTPNTAVQDGSADANYFQHVPYLEDFNKKHGTDIVSVGAVHLEPLGLYSKKVKAATELADGATVGIPNDATNEGRALKLLADNNVITLKDGAGTAATPADVTGNPKHLKWKELDAAQLPRSLADLDAAVINGNYALDSGLKPATDAILLEKATGNPYANILAVKKGKESDPRVKKLAELLNSEDVKKFINDKYQGSVIPAL
- a CDS encoding GNAT family N-acetyltransferase, coding for MAASFPETAISTERLLLRPLEDGDAPALAELMADELVYAWTDFPQPFTEARATDWARRLAPAHRAAGRGITFTVTEHLTQRVVGAVELRNTDWRLRSTEICCVTAPWARGEGYAPEAVLGVAQWLFEDRGFLRLELRTAAGNTAGQQVAQKVGSISEGVLRSAWIVRGGEPGASGYEGRSDLILWSLLPEDMDVPPEPGRPAEPYALRD